A stretch of DNA from Leptospirillum ferriphilum:
GGGATCCATGCCCTGGGAGATTGAACGGGCGATTCGCGAAGTTCTTCGTTCCATCCGCAAGCCTCTTGGCATTCACGCCCACAACGACAGCGAGCTTGCCGTTGCCAACTCCCTCACGGCTGTCCGGGCCGGTGCCACCCAGGTGCACGGGACGATCAACGGGATTGGAGAGCGGTGCGGGAATGCCAACCTGGTTTCGGTGATCGCCGATCTGATCCTGAAGCTCGAAGCGTCGGTCACCAGTGCCCGGGAGCTTTCCCGGCTGCGGGAGGTCGCCTCCTTCGTGTTCGAGATTCAGAACCGCCCTCTCCCCAAAAATCAGCCGTTTGTCGGAGATTCGGCTTTCGCTCACAAGGCGGGTGTCCATGTTCATGCAATTCGCAAAAACAGGCGGGCCTATGAGCACATCCTGCCGGAAGCGGTTGGAAATACCCAGCGCATTCTGCTGTCCGAACATTCGGGACGGAGCAATCTTGCCGAAAAGGCAAAAGAGTACGGGATCCCTCTGGACAGTGGCAGTCCGGAAGCCGAGAGGATGCTTGCCACCCTGAAAGAGCTTGAACACGAAGGCTATCAGTTTGAGGGAGCGGATGCGTCCTTCGAACTTCTGATGCGCTCCGCTTCACCAGAATACATTCCGTATTTTGAGATCGACTTTTTCCATGTCCGCATGGAGAAGAGGGGAGACTCCGAAGCAGGCCTGTCGGAGGCGACAATACGGGTTCGTGTCGGCGACGCAACTGAGCATACCGCCGCTCTGGGAAACGGGCCGGTCAACGCTTTGGACAATGCGCTCCGGAAGGCTCTGGGGACTTTTTATCCTGGTGTCAACGCGATCACTCTTCTGGACTACAAGGTCCGTGTCCTGGCCGGTGCCCATGGGACGGCCTCCCGGGTCCGGGTTCTGATCGAGTCGGCCATGGACTCGCGGAAATGGGGGACGGTTGGAGTGTCGGAAAACGTGATTACGGCCAGTCTTCTGGCGTTGAAAGACAGCATCGTCTATGGACTCCTGAAGTCGGGAACCGTTCCCCGTGGGTGACACCCGCATTCATCCGACGGCCATTCTGGAAGGCGATGTTGAACTGGGAAACGATGTGACCATCGGGCCATATTGTGTCCTCCGGGGACCTTGCCGGATCGGGAGCAGGACTGTTCTTTTTGAACGGGTCTCGATCGCTCCTGGCGTCATTCTCGGAGAAGACAACCGTGTCCACATGGGAGCCGTTATCGGTCATGAGCCCCAGGATCATGCCTACCAGGGGGCGATCACGACCACCCGGATTGGAAACAGCAATGAAATCCGGGAATATGTGACGATTCACCGGGCC
This window harbors:
- the cimA gene encoding citramalate synthase, with translation MKDETGPPATPVTQGFPENRQVFVYDTTLRDGSQSEDVQFTLEDKIRVAECLDRLGIDYIEGGWPGANPKDIEFFRRIRDVSLTHSRVSAFGSTRKSGNRTTEDAVLRALIDARTPVVTIFGKSWSLHVEDILGISRQANLDMIRESCDFLKQSSREVVYDAEHFFDGFRENPDFALETLRAAEEGGADWIILCDTNGGSMPWEIERAIREVLRSIRKPLGIHAHNDSELAVANSLTAVRAGATQVHGTINGIGERCGNANLVSVIADLILKLEASVTSARELSRLREVASFVFEIQNRPLPKNQPFVGDSAFAHKAGVHVHAIRKNRRAYEHILPEAVGNTQRILLSEHSGRSNLAEKAKEYGIPLDSGSPEAERMLATLKELEHEGYQFEGADASFELLMRSASPEYIPYFEIDFFHVRMEKRGDSEAGLSEATIRVRVGDATEHTAALGNGPVNALDNALRKALGTFYPGVNAITLLDYKVRVLAGAHGTASRVRVLIESAMDSRKWGTVGVSENVITASLLALKDSIVYGLLKSGTVPRG